The following is a genomic window from Clostridium sp..
CATAGAGCTGGAATACTCAAAAAATATAATGTAGAATTGCTGGGAATAAAAATTCAATCCATAAAAAATGCAGAGGACAGGGAAAGCTTTAAGAATCTTATGGAATCCATAGATGAACCTATAGCACTTGGAACAATTGCCATAAATATGGAGCAGTGTATTGAGTTCTTGGATAAGGTAGATTTTCCAATAATAATAAGACCTGCTTATACATTGGGTGGTACAGGCGGTGGTATTGCGGAAAATTATGAGGAATACATTGAAATATGTGAAAATGGACTTGAGGAAAGCCCCATAAATCAAATTTTACTTGAACAGAGTCTGCTTGGCTGGAAAGAACTTGAATATGAAATCATGAGAGATAAAAAGGACAACTGTATGGTAGTGTGCAATATGGAAAATATAGATCCTGTGGGCATACATACAGGAGACAGTATAGTAGTTGCACCTTCACAGACTTTGACGGATAAAGAGTACCAGATGCTTAGAAGATCAGCTGTAAAAATAATAAGAACCTTGAAGATAGAGGGCGGCTGCAATATACAATTTGCACTGGATCCGGAAAGCAATGCTTATAAGGTAATAGAAGTAAACCCAAGGGTGAGCAGATCAAGTGCACTTGCATCCAAGGCTGCAGGATATCCTATAGCTAAAATTGCTGCAAAAATTGCAATTGGTTATAGTCTTGATGAACTTAAAAACTATGTAACTGGGAATTCCAGTGCATTGTTTGAACCTGCACTGGATTATTGTGTAGTTAAAATACCCAAGTGGCCTTTTGACAAGTTTAAAAGTGGAGATAGAAAACTGAAGACACAGATGAAAGCTACCGGAGAAGTTATGTCCATAGACAGGAATTTTGAAAGTGCACTTTTAAAAGCAGTAATAAGCCTCGAGGGGAAAATAATAGGATTGAGGCTTGACAAGTTGACTGATCTTGATGAAGATGAAATAGTGAAGAAGATAAAAATGCAGGATGATGAAAGGATTTTTGCATTGGCAGAAGCTCTGAGAAAGGGTGTAGACATTGAAAGACTTCATGATATAACAAAAATTGACAGATGGTTTGTATCAGGGATAAAGAATATAGTGGATATGGAAGAGGAACTGATAAAAAATGTTCCGAATGCGGATACGATACAGAAGGCTGAAGTAATGGGTTTTACTGATGAATATATATGTAAACTGATTGGCATGAGGCTGGATGATTTGAAAAAGCTGAGAGAAGTAAACGGCATAAAGTCAGTGTACAAGATGGTGGATACCTGCAGTGGAGAGTTTGAGGCCAAGACCTCCTATTATTATTCCTGCTATGATCTTGAAAGTGACAATGTTGTTTCAAACAATAAAAAAATATTGGTAATAGGTTCAGGTCCTATAAGAATTGGACAGGGAATAGAATTTGACTACTGCTGTGTAAATGGAGTATGGGCAATAAAGGAGGCAGGACTTGAAGCTATTATTATAAATAATAATCCGGAAACGGTAAGTACGGATTTTGATACTTCTGATAAATTATATTTTGATCCGCTCTATATAGATGATGTAATGAATGTAATAAATGAGGAAGAGGTAGATGGAGTCGTAGTACAGTTTGGTGGTCAGACTGCATTGAATCTGGCGAAGAAGCTGAATGACAGGGGAGTAAACCTGCTCGGTACGTCTTTTGAGTCCATAGATTTGGCAGAGGATAGAGAAAAGTTTAGGATTCTTCTTAAAAAACTGGGTATAAATTCTCCCGTAGGAGGGTCAGTCACCAGTTTGGAAGAAGCTGATCTATTGATAAGAAAAATAGGATATCCTGTTATTGTAAGGCCATCTTATGTAATAGGCGGCAGGGCAATGAAAGTTGTATATAATGATGAAGAACTTTCAAGATATCTAAAAGAAGCGGTAAATCTGTCAAAAGAATATCCTGTACTTGTGGATAAATATATAGTTGGAAGGGAAATTGAAGTAGATGCCATATCTGACGGGAAGGATCTCATAATTCCAGGCATAATGGAACATATAGAGAAGACAGGTGTTCATTCAGGAGATAGTATAGCTGTCTATCCTGCCTTGGATCTGCAGGAAGAAGTACTTGAAAAGATAGAAGAGTATACTGTTAAAATATCAAAAGAGCTAAATGTCAGGGGACTTTTAAATGTTCAGTATGCTTTTGACGGGAAAAAGGTATATGTAATAGAGGTAAATCCAAGGGCCTCAAGAACAGTGCCTATTTTAAGCAAGGTAACTGATATACCGATGGTTAAAATAGCCGTGAATATAATGCTTGGAAAGAAAATAAAGGATTTTGGATACAGACAGGATGCCTACAGGAACAGCAAGATGTTTGCAGTAAAAATGCCCGTGTTTTCAAACAAGAAACTTCCCGATGTTGATGCAGTGCTTGGGCCGGAAATGAAATCCACAGGTGAAGTGCTCGGAGTTGATTTTGACAGGAATATTGCAGTATATAAGGCATTCAGGGCATCAGGAGTAAATATATGTGTAAAAGGCAATATTTATATAGCGGTAAATGACAGGGACAAAGAAGAGGCAGTTCCTATAGTTGAAAAGTATAAATCACTTGGATTCAATATTTTTGCTTCTCCGGGAACAAGTAAATTTTTAATTGACAGCGGTATAGTGTGCAAAGAGTTGAGAATACAGGAGGCTGTAAATGAAGTAAAGGAAAAAAAGCTTGATATAGTCATAAATACTCCTAACGTGGGATATAAAAGTGGAACACCGGGCTTTGAACTTAGACATACTGCACTTGCACATGACAGGGTTTTGTTTACATGTTTGGATACGGCAGAGGCATATGTTTCATGTATTGAAATAGAAAAAGGCAGTGGAAAAGTGGAATATAGGTCCATGGAGGAGTATTTAAGATAAAGCATTAAATATTAGACTGATTCGCTGCTTCTTGACAAAATACAACTAAGAAAGTATAATAAAGTCCAATAACAGAGTGAGATTGAGGAAAACCGAATATGTTCTTATCAAGAGAGGTGGAGGGACTGGCCCAATGAAACCCGACAACCGGCGTTCTCATGTGAATGCATCGGTGTTAATTCCTACGGAATAATTTTCTGAGAGATAAGAAAAGTGGCAGGATGTTAATATGACCATTTTTCTTACAAAAGAAAAATGGTCATGATTTTTATGCTTAAAATTAGTATTATGTAATTCTATCTTGCTAAAGTACAATAAATTGGTGGAGGGATTTTATTGGATAAAAAGTCAACTAATGTAGTCTGGCATAAAACTTTTGTAAATAGAGAGCTTAGAGAGAAACTTCTAAATCAAAAGGGAGTGCTGATATGGTTTACAGGATTTTCAGGTTCGGGAAAATCAACTATAGCTTCTCAATTGGAGGCTGAATTATATAATATGGGTAAGCTTACCTATATGCTGGATGGGGATAATATAAGGTATGGATTGAACTCCAATCTTGGATTCACCAAGG
Proteins encoded in this region:
- the carB gene encoding carbamoyl-phosphate synthase (glutamine-hydrolyzing) large subunit produces the protein MPLRKSLKKVLIIGSGPIIIGQAAEFDYSGTQACEAIKSEGIETVLINSNPATIMTDKNIAHRTYIEPLTAEAVEEVIRKERPDGILAGFGGQTALNLAMELHRAGILKKYNVELLGIKIQSIKNAEDRESFKNLMESIDEPIALGTIAINMEQCIEFLDKVDFPIIIRPAYTLGGTGGGIAENYEEYIEICENGLEESPINQILLEQSLLGWKELEYEIMRDKKDNCMVVCNMENIDPVGIHTGDSIVVAPSQTLTDKEYQMLRRSAVKIIRTLKIEGGCNIQFALDPESNAYKVIEVNPRVSRSSALASKAAGYPIAKIAAKIAIGYSLDELKNYVTGNSSALFEPALDYCVVKIPKWPFDKFKSGDRKLKTQMKATGEVMSIDRNFESALLKAVISLEGKIIGLRLDKLTDLDEDEIVKKIKMQDDERIFALAEALRKGVDIERLHDITKIDRWFVSGIKNIVDMEEELIKNVPNADTIQKAEVMGFTDEYICKLIGMRLDDLKKLREVNGIKSVYKMVDTCSGEFEAKTSYYYSCYDLESDNVVSNNKKILVIGSGPIRIGQGIEFDYCCVNGVWAIKEAGLEAIIINNNPETVSTDFDTSDKLYFDPLYIDDVMNVINEEEVDGVVVQFGGQTALNLAKKLNDRGVNLLGTSFESIDLAEDREKFRILLKKLGINSPVGGSVTSLEEADLLIRKIGYPVIVRPSYVIGGRAMKVVYNDEELSRYLKEAVNLSKEYPVLVDKYIVGREIEVDAISDGKDLIIPGIMEHIEKTGVHSGDSIAVYPALDLQEEVLEKIEEYTVKISKELNVRGLLNVQYAFDGKKVYVIEVNPRASRTVPILSKVTDIPMVKIAVNIMLGKKIKDFGYRQDAYRNSKMFAVKMPVFSNKKLPDVDAVLGPEMKSTGEVLGVDFDRNIAVYKAFRASGVNICVKGNIYIAVNDRDKEEAVPIVEKYKSLGFNIFASPGTSKFLIDSGIVCKELRIQEAVNEVKEKKLDIVINTPNVGYKSGTPGFELRHTALAHDRVLFTCLDTAEAYVSCIEIEKGSGKVEYRSMEEYLR